The following DNA comes from Miscanthus floridulus cultivar M001 chromosome 5, ASM1932011v1, whole genome shotgun sequence.
AGTATACTAGGAACATGACATAGTTGCATGCTGTTTGGTGTGTCGTTAATCCAGGCTTTCAACTTTGCATGCTGTTTATGTCATGTCATCTCTGATGGCATCAAAAGCTAGTGACGTCCACCCATACATACCACCTCAGCAACCGGCCATGAATCGAGCCAGTCGAGCACAGCCGTACAGGACAAATGCCGTATACGGGCGGCAATGAATGGTGGCTGTGTTCAGCTGATACGTAACCTGGCTAAAActgttttgttgtaagagaaaataatatagattctagctgataagttgaCCACTAAGTAGCAAAGAGGGCCCATATGTATGGAAtacggagtagtagtagtatatcaGGTGATGTACGCAAATGGTCCAGGCCACACAGGAAATGCGAAACTGGACAGCTCATCCTCATTAAAATCTGAAACGGAAACGACTGTACAGATGCGGCAGACGACGTCCCTCTGCCGACTCTCGCTCGTCTTCCGTACTCAGAGCGTTAGTTACATAAAGTTGGAGTTGGAATTTTGAGTTATCGTAgtaatttcgtttttatttgacaattagtttcaaatatggattaattagactcaaaacattcgtctcgtaatttcccaccaaactgtgtaattaatttttttcgtctacatttaatgctccatatataTGCCGCAAACATTCAATATGATAAATATGAtaagtactgtagcatttttggaATTTTGGgacggaactaaacacgcgctcacACGATGGATGGAAGACGCGAAGCGAAAACTCATGAGTCATGACACACGCACGCTACCAGACAAGCTATTACTGCTAGATAAATTTTGTGATTAGAATTATcatcattctttttttttttgcttcccctaataagaaaataaagaaaaaaagaaattcaAAGTCCTATGCCAACGCATGCATCCGCCGCGATGTGATGTGATGTAATATACACGATCGATCCAACGGCCAGGATTAAAGCACGACGCCATCATTTCTGGAAGgggggaaaaagaaaaggaaggaaGAAATACGCTGCTGATAGACTTGTTTAGATTAGAGCCAGAGGGCACCGGCCTTCTTGAGGATGGGcacgagctcgccggagatgTGGACGGCCATGAGCCGGTCGAGCCCGCCCAGGAGCTTTCCCCCGACGAACACCGCGGGCAGCGCGGCGGcctcggcgccggcgccggccgggACGACCCCGGCGAGCGCGGACTCGTCGGCGACCTCGTGCACGGCCGGGTTCACGCCGAGCCCCTGCAGCAGCCGCTTCACCACGTGGCTCAGGCAGCACCCGCGCCG
Coding sequences within:
- the LOC136452664 gene encoding monothiol glutaredoxin-S5-like, translating into MYQAIPYSSARPWLMPAAAEAAAVVAVKPEPAVLTTAEPVAAAAAEESARPDAVPGAGAGDDDGGKAEVGRAVAESPVLVVGRRGCCLSHVVKRLLQGLGVNPAVHEVADESALAGVVPAGAGAEAAALPAVFVGGKLLGGLDRLMAVHISGELVPILKKAGALWL